The segment GAGTGCTGGGATCGAGAGGACGGTGATCGGCGTCTGTATCCGCTTCCCCAACCAGAGTGCTCCAAAGCCGATCGTCAGCGAGGCGCAGAGAGAGCCGATAGCGATATTTATCCCACACTCCGTCATCAAGACGAAGCGTAGCGCATGCCCCACGGCTGCTAGTATAGCGATACTGCGATAAGCCCTCAGCGGAGGGTCAGAGATCGCACCAAAGCCCATGGCAGCCATCGCTGCAAAGAGCCCATCTAAGAATATGTCGACAAGCATCATCATAGCAAGCTACTCCTAAAGATGAAGAGTGTGATCGAAAAGCCCCACCCGATACAACCTATTAGCAAGAAAGCCTCCACAAGTCTTGAGAAGCCCGTCTGTATGTACCCCTCCACGATGTCTATCACACCATTGATGAGCGGCACCCCAGGCACTAGATAGAGTACACTCGTAGTCAGAGCGATCTCACTGTCGGTGTTGAAGATCAGAGAGATACTTGTGCAGAGTGACGCTACAAAGGCTGACGTCATAAAGGCTATATAGTGGTTTACGTGCTCCTGGATCAACTTTTGCTTGCAGATGAAACCCACGACCGTAGCCCAAAAGACGATCCCCATAGCAGGTAGATCACCTCCGAAGAGTCGGCAAAATGAAGCGTTTGCCAGCCCCACCAAGATCAATACAAACAGCGGATGAGTACGAGGCGCAGCTAGGATCTGCTCATACCGCTCACGTAGCTCGTCCAGCGTCAGATGCTCATCGACCACCTCCCAGCTCAAGGCACTCAAACGAGCGTTGTGCTCGAAGCTGATCGGTAGCGGAGGTATCGCCTCTTGGATAGCAAAGTGTGTATTGCTCTTAGGGTCATACAGCTTGATCAGGACCCCTTTCTGTACCATCATCGTCACAACGGTATAGCCGTAGCTCTCGCCTATGCGCTGCGTACAGCGCACGACACGAGAGGTGTGCACGCCACAGCCCATCATGTGTGTCGCGTAGGCTGAGAGAAAGGTCCCGACAGCCTTCAGACTATTACCGTGAAGATCGTTTTCCATAGTCGTTCTTCTCTGAGAGTCGGTTTAAGTGCCATCACTAGCAGCTCACCTGACTCTGTAATGCATGTTTTCGTTCCCCTAGTGTCACGACCCATCTTCAGAGCAGGTGTGATCACCTGCTGATGAGCCTATACACCAGATGGCAAAGGTACGAATTTAGAGATTAGAAATTAGCCATTAGAAGAGACGGAGTAACGATGAGTAGGGATGTCTTCTCGCTAGACACTAGTCCAGCGTCCCTACACCTCGCCACACGTTTATGCCGATTTTACTATCGCTTGTTTTGGCAATGGGGACAGACGCCCTTGATGACGAAGGAGATGGCGTGGGCACTGTATCCCTTGGGCAGGCGTAGCGGAGGCACCTCGAGCATCTCCATGCAGTAAGAGTGCTGGCATCGCTCGCAGTAGAAGTGTATGTGCTCATCCTCACCGAGACAGACACCATCGCTGGCGCAGAGCTCATAGTTGCACACACCTCGCCCGTCCTCAAAGGCGTGGACGATGTCATGCGCCAGAAAGAGTGTCAGCACCCGTGAGATGCTCGACTTATCCATCGGATAGAGCGTCGTCTCAAGTTCGTTGAGACTCATCGGTTGCGTCGCTGTCATCAAGGCGCGCAGCACCAAGATGCGGTTTGCCGTGGTACGTACTCCCTTTTGCTTGAAGTACTCTGCTAAGTCATCATGTCTCGTCATCGCTTAGTGGCTTTTGCTGTGAAGATCTGTCACCCCAAAGGTACGAAATTAGAAGTTAGAAGTTAGAGATTAGAGATTAGAAGTTAGAGATTAGACTCTAGTCCCTAGAAACACTAGACCTACTAGGAGCACTAGTGCCACTAGCCACCCATCCTCCCTCTAATTTCTAAGCTCTAACTTCTAATCTCTAATAAAACAAGCGGGTGAGTCAACCATCGTTGACCCACCCGCTTGTTTTGTAAGGGATCGGAGATTACTTGATCTCCTCAAAGTCTGCGTCAGCTACATCGCCAGAGTCGTTGCCCTTCGCAGAAGAGTTGTCATTAGGCTGTGCGTTAGCACCTGGCTGAGGACCAGCCTGCTGCTGAGCGTTAGCCTGATTGTACATCTGCTCGGTAGCTGCGTGGAAGGCTGTGTTCAGCTCCTCCATAGCCTTGTCGATAGCGGGGATATCCTCCGCCTTGTGCGCCTTGCGCAGATTCTCCAGAGCAGCCTCGATCGGTGCCTTCTTGTCAGCAGGGATCTTGTCGCCCAGCTCCTTGAGCTGCTTCTCTGTAGAGAAGATCATGCTGTCTGCTTGGTTGAGCTTGTCGATACGATTCTTAGCCTCCTCGTCAGCCTTAGCGTTTGCCTCAGCCTCTTGCTTCATACGCTTGATCTCGTCATCGCTCAGACCGCTCGAAGCCTCGATGCGGATGTTCTGCTGCTTGCCAGTAGCCTTGTCGACCGCCGTGACGTTGAGGATACCATTTGCATCAATGTCAAAGGTGACCTCGATCTGCGGCGTCTGGCGAGGTGCCGGTGCGATACCATCTAGGTTAAAGCGACCGATACTCTTATTATCCTTAGCAAGCGAACGCTCACCCTGTAGGACGTGGATCTCTACTGAAGGCTGGTTGTCCACAGCTGTGGTAAAGATCTGACTCTTCTTCGTTGGGATCGTTGTATTCGCATCGATCAGACGAGTCATCACACCACCCATCGTCTCCAGACCGAGTGACAGAGGAGTCACATCGAGGAGTAGGACATCCTTTACCTCGCCCGTTAGGACAGCACCCTGGATAGCTGCACCGCAGGCGACCACCTCATCGGGGTTCACACCCTTAGAGGGCTCTTGGTTAAAGGTCTTCTTGACGATCTCCTGGATAGCGGGGATACGTGTCGAACCACCTACGAGGATCACCTCATTGATGTCGCTCGCCGTAAGTCCTGCATCCTTGAGAGCCTGCTCACAAGGAGCTACGCAAGCGTGGATCAGCTTATCAGCTAGCTGCTCAAACTTAGCACGTGTTAGCGTACGAACGAGGTGCTTAGCGATACCATCTACAGGGATCAAGTAAGGTAGGTTGATCTCCGTTGAGGTCGAGCTAGAGAGCTCTATCTTGGCACGCTCCGCAGCATCCTTGAGACGCTGCAGTGCCATATTGTCCTTGCGCGGATCGACACCCTCGTCCTTCATAAACTCCTCAGCGAGCCAGTCGATGATCACATGGTCAAAGTCATCACCACCGAGGTGCGTATCACCATTCGTGGACTTCACCTCAAAGACGCCATCACCGAGCTCTAGGATAGAGATATCGAACGTACCACCACCGAGGTCGAAGACTGC is part of the Porphyromonas asaccharolytica DSM 20707 genome and harbors:
- a CDS encoding threonine/serine exporter family protein translates to MMLVDIFLDGLFAAMAAMGFGAISDPPLRAYRSIAILAAVGHALRFVLMTECGINIAIGSLCASLTIGFGALWLGKRIQTPITVLSIPALLPMIPGKYAYNMFFAQIMFLQNLDNIAGQQRYMEMFFFNSIVAITVIFVLAAGATLPILLFPKRTFSLTRKK
- a CDS encoding threonine/serine exporter family protein; its protein translation is MENDLHGNSLKAVGTFLSAYATHMMGCGVHTSRVVRCTQRIGESYGYTVVTMMVQKGVLIKLYDPKSNTHFAIQEAIPPLPISFEHNARLSALSWEVVDEHLTLDELRERYEQILAAPRTHPLFVLILVGLANASFCRLFGGDLPAMGIVFWATVVGFICKQKLIQEHVNHYIAFMTSAFVASLCTSISLIFNTDSEIALTTSVLYLVPGVPLINGVIDIVEGYIQTGFSRLVEAFLLIGCIGWGFSITLFIFRSSLL
- a CDS encoding Fur family transcriptional regulator; translated protein: MTRHDDLAEYFKQKGVRTTANRILVLRALMTATQPMSLNELETTLYPMDKSSISRVLTLFLAHDIVHAFEDGRGVCNYELCASDGVCLGEDEHIHFYCERCQHSYCMEMLEVPPLRLPKGYSAHAISFVIKGVCPHCQNKR
- the dnaK gene encoding molecular chaperone DnaK, which translates into the protein MGKIIGIDLGTTNSCVAVLEGGESKVIPNSEGRMTTPSVVAFVEGGERKVGDPAKRQAITNPTNTIYSIKRFMGETYEQIQKEAERVPFKVVKGDNDTPRVDIDGRLYTPQEISAMILQKMKKTAEDYLGTEVTEAVITVPAYFNDSQRQATKEAGEIAGLKVRRIVNEPTAASLAYGLDKKGSDMKIAVFDLGGGTFDISILELGDGVFEVKSTNGDTHLGGDDFDHVIIDWLAEEFMKDEGVDPRKDNMALQRLKDAAERAKIELSSSTSTEINLPYLIPVDGIAKHLVRTLTRAKFEQLADKLIHACVAPCEQALKDAGLTASDINEVILVGGSTRIPAIQEIVKKTFNQEPSKGVNPDEVVACGAAIQGAVLTGEVKDVLLLDVTPLSLGLETMGGVMTRLIDANTTIPTKKSQIFTTAVDNQPSVEIHVLQGERSLAKDNKSIGRFNLDGIAPAPRQTPQIEVTFDIDANGILNVTAVDKATGKQQNIRIEASSGLSDDEIKRMKQEAEANAKADEEAKNRIDKLNQADSMIFSTEKQLKELGDKIPADKKAPIEAALENLRKAHKAEDIPAIDKAMEELNTAFHAATEQMYNQANAQQQAGPQPGANAQPNDNSSAKGNDSGDVADADFEEIK